A window of the Nisaea acidiphila genome harbors these coding sequences:
- the dgcA gene encoding N-acetyl-D-Glu racemase DgcA produces the protein MYRSVSVRRESWPLQGVFRISRGARTESHVIVVEIAGDDVDGLGECFPYARYGETLDSVVAQIESVAGEIANGMDREGLLSALPPGAARNAIDCALWDFEAKKTGKRAWELAGLPEPEPVTTVYTLGVDEPEAMGAKAKENASRPVLKLKMTGDGKDLERVTLIHENAPNAKLVVDANEGWTVEQYNEYAPKFARLGVTMIEQPLPAGKDEGLKGLDRVVPVCADESCHDSKTLDELVGKYDMINIKLDKTGGLTEALKLRDRALAMGFEVMVGCMVGTSLAMAPGVVVAQGAAVVDLDGPLLLAKDRDPGLVFNGSIIQPPEFGLWG, from the coding sequence ATGTACCGGTCGGTCTCGGTCAGGCGCGAAAGCTGGCCCTTGCAGGGCGTGTTCCGGATATCCCGCGGGGCGCGGACGGAATCGCACGTGATCGTGGTTGAGATTGCCGGCGACGATGTCGACGGTCTCGGCGAGTGCTTCCCCTATGCGCGCTATGGCGAGACGCTGGATAGCGTCGTGGCACAGATCGAATCCGTTGCGGGAGAGATCGCCAACGGCATGGACCGGGAGGGACTCCTCTCGGCCTTGCCGCCGGGTGCGGCGCGCAACGCGATCGACTGTGCGCTCTGGGACTTCGAGGCGAAGAAGACCGGCAAGCGGGCCTGGGAACTTGCAGGCCTGCCGGAGCCGGAGCCGGTGACCACGGTCTACACCCTCGGCGTCGACGAGCCGGAGGCGATGGGCGCGAAGGCGAAGGAAAACGCTTCCCGTCCGGTGCTGAAGCTGAAGATGACCGGCGACGGCAAGGACCTGGAACGGGTCACGCTCATCCACGAGAATGCCCCGAACGCGAAGCTGGTGGTGGATGCGAACGAGGGCTGGACGGTCGAGCAGTACAATGAGTATGCGCCGAAATTCGCCAGGCTCGGCGTCACCATGATCGAGCAGCCCCTGCCGGCCGGCAAGGACGAGGGGCTGAAGGGGCTGGACCGGGTCGTGCCGGTCTGTGCCGACGAGAGCTGCCATGACAGCAAGACGCTGGACGAGCTGGTCGGCAAATACGACATGATCAACATCAAGCTCGACAAGACCGGTGGTCTGACGGAGGCGCTGAAGTTGCGCGACCGGGCGCTCGCCATGGGCTTCGAGGTGATGGTCGGCTGCATGGTGGGCACCTCTCTGGCAATGGCGCCGGGGGTGGTCGTCGCGCAGGGCGCGGCGGTCGTCGATCTGGACGGGCCGCTGCTGCTGGCGAAAGACAGGGACCCGGGCCTCGTCTTCAACGGCAGCATCATCCAACCGCCGGAATTCGGCCTCTGGGGCTGA